Genomic segment of Bacteroides stercoris ATCC 43183:
TCCCCATACCCGCCAATACCGGAACGAAAATGAACGACATAAACGCCCACTTCGATGTGGAAGAAACCATAATGAGGTTAATAAGAGCAGTAAACAAGATAAATAATATCAATATCCACAAACTATCCGAACGAACGGGGGAAAGCACATTCGCTCCCATTATTGCGATACATTTATCCAAATGGGAATACTCAAAACAAGCAAACATCTGGGAAGCAAAAAAAGCGATTACGAAATAAACACCCAATAACCTCATCGGTTGGGTCAGCCCCTCTATCACATCACTGTCCGTACGATAACGTCCGGAAACGAATCCATACACCATTCCCATTAAACCTATCCCCAAAGATAACAAGAACAGAATACCAATAATAAACGGCGAACGGGTCAATCCGCCATTAACACCTCTCAATATACCCCATGAAGAGAATGTAGCCCATAGAACAAACGCCGCATAGAGCAAGCCGACAATGACAGCTCCCCACAAAGCTCTCCGCTCCTTTCGAGACAGTTGCTTATAACCGCAGAAGGTATTACTCCCATTGTATTCTCCTAATCCCGGCAATAGTTTTCTACAAGTTATATGGTAAATAATGAATACCAACAAGAAAGTGGATACACAAAAGAAATAATAATTGCACAGAGGTCCGATCCGTCCGCCCAACACATCCGTCATATCGGCAGCCTCCTGTGTTGTGGCAGCAAGCATAGGATCGAGTGTGCTTAAAAGTATATTGGCACTATAACCGCACGACACCGATACATAAGCTGCTATGATTCCGCCTATGGGATG
This window contains:
- a CDS encoding AbgT family transporter, encoding MRNKWRMPHPATMFFLLTLGVIFLSWIFDVYGLSVRLPHTGEEIRVQSLLSPEGIRWLLRHVVTNFTGFAPLGLVIVAMFGIGVAQHSGFIDACIRKGIRRRVRNPWRIILSVIVLGLLSNVVGDAGYIILLPIAATLFHSVGLHPIGGIIAAYVSVSCGYSANILLSTLDPMLAATTQEAADMTDVLGGRIGPLCNYYFFCVSTFLLVFIIYHITCRKLLPGLGEYNGSNTFCGYKQLSRKERRALWGAVIVGLLYAAFVLWATFSSWGILRGVNGGLTRSPFIIGILFLLSLGIGLMGMVYGFVSGRYRTDSDVIEGLTQPMRLLGVYFVIAFFASQMFACFEYSHLDKCIAIMGANVLSPVRSDSLWILILFILFTALINLIMVSSTSKWAFMSFIFVPVLAGMGISPDMALCAYRIGDSATNAITPFMFYMPLVLTYMQQYDKQSTYGSLLKYTWRYSLVILIAWTALFVLWYLCKLPLGL